GGCGGTGGTCCGGATGCTGCGCTTCCTCCGCGTCTTCCGCATCCTCAAGCTCGTCCAGTACCTCTCCGAGGCCAACCTCCTCGGGCAGGCGCTCTGGGCAAGCCGGCGGAAGATCATGGTCTTCCTCCTTGTGGTCGTCACGCTCGACGTGATCTTCGGCTCGCTGATGTACGTCGTCGAGGGTGGCGAGAACGGGTTCGACAGCATCCCACGCTCGATCTACTGGGCCATTGTGACCCTGACGACCGTCGGCTACGGCGACATCTCGCCGGGAACCAGCTTCGGTCAGGCTATTGCGGCGCTCATCATGATCATGGGCTACGCCATCATCGCCGTCCCGACCGGGATCGTGACGGCGGAGATTGCGAGCGCGAGGGTGCGGAGCATGGCCCGCCGCTGCCGCCGCTGCGGGGCCGGGGACCACGAAGCCGTCGCGGGCTACTGCCGCCTGTGCGGGGAGCTGCTCCCCCCCGTCGCCTCAGCTCCCGAGCCGGCACCGCTTCCCGACGCGCCCCCGTGACGGCCTTGCGCGGCGCGTGAGCCGCAGCGGTTGCGTCCGGCGCATGTCACGGCGCGCGCGAGCCGCACCGGTGCCCCCGGCGCGTATTGCAGATCCGGTACGCCGTGTCTATACTATCAGCCATCTGTATCTATTTTGACAGGCTTTGGGTCTGCTGGCGCTCGCTCTACGTGCTGGTATAGTCATTGTACCGCTCCATCTCATGGCCTCATTGCCGCCCCGACACGGAACGCCCCTTCCTTCCCCGGCCTCGCTGCACCAGACGCCGCTCCACGCGTGAAGCTCCTCTCTCATCTTTTCTGGACGCTCTGCCTCGCGCTCTGCCTCAGCGCAGCGGCGGCGGGCCAGCCGGCACCGGCCGAGCAGGCCGAGCAGGAGGTGTGGTTCGAGATCTACCGCGTGCTCGTGGACGACTTCCCGCTGCCGATCCGCGAGGGCGAGCCGGTGGCCCCGCCGCTCGGGCGCCGGAACGTGGAGTTCCGCTACGGGGCCGTCGCCGCCGACTCGGTGCGGTTCCGGTTCCAGATGGAGGGGCTCGACGCTGACTGGGTGGACGCCGAGGGCCGCACCTTCGCCTACTACCGTGACCTCGACGCGGGCTCCTACACCTTCCGCGTCGAGGCCCAGACCGTGCGCGGGGGCTGGACGCGCATCCAGGCGCTCCCCGTCTTCATCGCGCCCTATTTCTACGAGACGGGGTGGTTTCTGCTGCTGGTCTTCGGCGTCGTCGTCGCCCTCGGAGCCGGGTTGTTCTGGTACCAGACGCGGCAGGTCCGGGCGCAGTCGCGGCGGCTCGGCCACCTCGTCGCGGAGCGGACGCAGGCGCTCCAGCAGGAGAAGGAGCGCGCCGAAGACGCCCTCGCCACGGCGCGGCAGGAGCGGGCGCAGGCCGAAGCGGCCCGGGCCGGGGCCGAGGCCGCACACGCCGAGGCGCAGGCCGCACACGCCGAGGCCCGCGAAGCCCTCGTGACGGTCGAGCAGCAGGCGCTCCAGCTCCTCCGCGTGGAGCACCTCAAGAGCCAGCTCTTTGCCAACCTCAGCCATGAGTTCCGCACGCCGCTCACCCTCATCCTCGACCCGCTCGAGCGCGTCGCCCGCGGCGAACTCGGCGACTTCGACGACTACGCGCGCCACAGCCTCGACATCGCCCGCCTCAACGGGCTCCGCCTGCTCCGCCTCGTCAACCAGCTCCTCGACCTCTCCAAGCTCGAAGCCGGCGGCATGGAACTCCAGGCCCGCCGGGGCGACCTCGTCGCTTTCCTCCAGCGCGCCGTCGACCTCTTCGGGGCCGAGGCCGAGCGCCTCGGGATCCGCCTCCTGTTCCAGAGCGAGACCGACCGCCTCGCGGTCTACTTCGACCCGGAGAAGCTGGAGAAGATCATCTTCAACCTCCTCTCGAACGCGCTCAAGGCGATGCCTCAGGGCGGCAAGGTGCTGGTCTCGGTGCGGACGAGCCCGGCCCTGGAAGACGACGGCGCGCCTGTTCACGCCGGCCACGCCGAGATCGCCATCCAGGACACCGGCATCGGCATCTCGGGCGACAAGCTGCCGCACATCTTCGACCGGTTCTACCAGGTGAAGGCCTCGACGCCCAGCCAGGGCACGGGCATCGGGCTGTCGATCGTGAAGGAACTGGCGGAGCTGCACCGGGGCGAGGTGCTCGCCGAGAGCCGGCTCGGGTTCGGGAGCACGTTTACGGTCCGCCTCCGGCTGGGCGACGCGCACCTGGGCGCGCACGAGCGCGTGGACGACGCCCCGGGCGAGGCGATGCTGCCGGCTCCCAGCCCGCTGTCGGAAGAGTCGCTCCTGGCCACGCGCAGCCTGCCCGACTCGCCGCGCCCCACCTCCGCCGCGCCACCCGTCGCCGCCGAGGCGGCCGACGCCGATGGCCCACCTTCGCCCCTCGTCCTCATCGTGGACGACCACGCCGACCTCCGCGAGACGGTCCGCCGCCACCTCGACCCGCACTACCGGCTCGTCGAGGCGAGCAACGGCGAGGAGGCGCTCAGCCTGGCGCGGGAGCGCCGCCCCGACCTCGTCGTCAGCGACATCCTCATGCCGGTGATGGACGGGCTCGAACTGTGCCAGCGCATCCGCGACGACGAGGCCATCGCCAGCACGCCGGTCATTCTGATCACCGCGCGGGGCGGCGACGAGACGCGGATCGCCGGTTTCGACACCGGGGCCGACGCCTACCTCACCAAACCGTTCATCGGCGAGGAGCTCCTGGCCCGGGCGGCGAACCTCATCCGGCAGCGCCGGACGATGCGGGAGCGGTTCAGCCAGGAGGTCGTCCTCGAACCGCTCGACCGGCCCGTCCGCTCCGCCGACGCCGCCTTTCTGGAAGGCCTCTACCAGATTGTCGAGGCCCACCTCGACGACGCCGGTTTCACCGTCGTTCAGCTCGCCGAGGAGGCCGCCATCAGCCCGGCGCAGCTCAAGCGTAAGCTCCGCGCGATCGCTGACCAGACCCCGGTCGAGCTGATCCGGACCTACCGGCTCCGGCGGGCCGAGAAGCTGCTCCGCGGCCAGGCCGGCACCGTCAGCGAGATCGCCTACGCCGTGGGCTTCAACAGCGTCTCCTACTTCGCGAAGGTCTTCCGCGAGCTCACCGGCAAGCGCCCCTCCGACGCCCTCGCCGACGCGGCAGCGAGCCGGACCGCCGAGGCCGTGACGGAGCCGGACTCGCAAAGCTAGCGCGGTCCTCGGAGACAGGGCGCGAGCGGGGTTCTGCGCTTTTTCCACGTAGATCCACGCCGGTCGGTCGGCACGCCACACTAGGAGGCTATACTTTGGCGTAGTTCACCAGGGTATGTTTGGAAACTCGAAGGCAGTTGTCATCCCGGACTCCGATCCGGGATCTCGTGGGGACCGAGGTGTCCTTTAGAGATCCTGAACGCGAAGCCTTCCCGCAGGGAAACGAGTTCAGGACGACACCACAGGGGAGTTTTTGAACAAAGCCCCGCTACCTCTGCCGATAGCCGATCCGCCGGCGTGACCCGGTTCCTCTTCTTCCTCTTCTTCGCGTCCGCTGCCGGGGCTGCTGCGCAGCCGCTCGCGCCGGGCTACGCGTCGGCAGCGCAGAACCTCCGCCTGCGGGCCACGCCGTCGTCTTCAGGCCACCACGTCAGTTCGGTACCGGAGGGCTATCCGGTCCAGCTCGGACTCTGCGAAAACGGGTGGTGCGCGGTGCAGTACGTCGGCGTCCGGGGCTTCGTGCCGGAGCGCCACCTGAGCTTCCGCCGCGCGCCGCTGCGGCCCCGCACCGCCGACGCAGCACTCACGACGACGCAGCCGTCCGAGAACTTCTCGGCCGAGCCTATCGAGTCGCTCACCCTGACGCCGCTGGAAGGGCAGGAGGCACCGGAGGACTTCCGCGAGACCGAAGATCCAGAGGCCCAGGCAGCGGAGGAGGCTTCAGTGACCGCCCCAGCCCCGGCACCTCTTCCCCCCGACGACACCCCTGCTGAGGCCCAAGAGTCCAACCGCGTTGCGGAGCCCGTGCCGGAGCCCGTTGCGGCCGAGGAGGACCTAGCGGCGGAAGCGGAGCCACAGGCAAAGCCGCCCGAGGCCGCACCGCCGACCGAATTGCTCACGGTCGTCCGGCCGGCCCCGCCGAGCGTCATCGAAGAGGCCCCTCGCCTCTGCCCGGAGCAGCTAGCGCAAGCCCGGCTGCGCTACCGCGACCGCGCCTTCGGCGAGACGCTCGACCTGATCTCGACCTGCCTGAACCGAGGCGACCCGACGCCCGAGGAAGCGGTCCCGGCCTACCGGCTGCTCTCGCTCGTCTACGCCGACACGAACGAAGAGGCCGAAGCCGAACAGGTACTCCTCCGCCTGCTGGCAGTCGATCCGGCCTACGAGCCGAAGCGGCCCTACGACCCGCTCCACTACGTGGCGCTCGTCTCGTCCGTCCGCCGGGACCTCGGCCTGCCGGTGGCGGGCTACCAGTGCGACAGCGAGCTTGCCGAGGCCCACGGCTTCTACGTCACCGCAACCTTCGAACGGGCCATCCAGGTCGCCGGTGCCTGCCTCAGCAAGCCCAGCCTGCTCGGCGCTGAGGCCGTGTGGGCCTACCGGCTG
This Bacteroidota bacterium DNA region includes the following protein-coding sequences:
- a CDS encoding ion transporter translates to MPPLQPTPENVYPRQIEPGPRRWQARLYSVIFGHQTRSGRWFDLALIALIGLSVLAVMLESVASVRAAFGDELRIAEWVFTILFTVEYVLRLACVERPSRYARSFFGVIDLLAILPTYLSVFFPGAQALAVVRMLRFLRVFRILKLVQYLSEANLLGQALWASRRKIMVFLLVVVTLDVIFGSLMYVVEGGENGFDSIPRSIYWAIVTLTTVGYGDISPGTSFGQAIAALIMIMGYAIIAVPTGIVTAEIASARVRSMARRCRRCGAGDHEAVAGYCRLCGELLPPVASAPEPAPLPDAPP
- a CDS encoding response regulator, with amino-acid sequence MKLLSHLFWTLCLALCLSAAAAGQPAPAEQAEQEVWFEIYRVLVDDFPLPIREGEPVAPPLGRRNVEFRYGAVAADSVRFRFQMEGLDADWVDAEGRTFAYYRDLDAGSYTFRVEAQTVRGGWTRIQALPVFIAPYFYETGWFLLLVFGVVVALGAGLFWYQTRQVRAQSRRLGHLVAERTQALQQEKERAEDALATARQERAQAEAARAGAEAAHAEAQAAHAEAREALVTVEQQALQLLRVEHLKSQLFANLSHEFRTPLTLILDPLERVARGELGDFDDYARHSLDIARLNGLRLLRLVNQLLDLSKLEAGGMELQARRGDLVAFLQRAVDLFGAEAERLGIRLLFQSETDRLAVYFDPEKLEKIIFNLLSNALKAMPQGGKVLVSVRTSPALEDDGAPVHAGHAEIAIQDTGIGISGDKLPHIFDRFYQVKASTPSQGTGIGLSIVKELAELHRGEVLAESRLGFGSTFTVRLRLGDAHLGAHERVDDAPGEAMLPAPSPLSEESLLATRSLPDSPRPTSAAPPVAAEAADADGPPSPLVLIVDDHADLRETVRRHLDPHYRLVEASNGEEALSLARERRPDLVVSDILMPVMDGLELCQRIRDDEAIASTPVILITARGGDETRIAGFDTGADAYLTKPFIGEELLARAANLIRQRRTMRERFSQEVVLEPLDRPVRSADAAFLEGLYQIVEAHLDDAGFTVVQLAEEAAISPAQLKRKLRAIADQTPVELIRTYRLRRAEKLLRGQAGTVSEIAYAVGFNSVSYFAKVFRELTGKRPSDALADAAASRTAEAVTEPDSQS
- a CDS encoding SH3 domain-containing protein, whose protein sequence is MTRFLFFLFFASAAGAAAQPLAPGYASAAQNLRLRATPSSSGHHVSSVPEGYPVQLGLCENGWCAVQYVGVRGFVPERHLSFRRAPLRPRTADAALTTTQPSENFSAEPIESLTLTPLEGQEAPEDFRETEDPEAQAAEEASVTAPAPAPLPPDDTPAEAQESNRVAEPVPEPVAAEEDLAAEAEPQAKPPEAAPPTELLTVVRPAPPSVIEEAPRLCPEQLAQARLRYRDRAFGETLDLISTCLNRGDPTPEEAVPAYRLLSLVYADTNEEAEAEQVLLRLLAVDPAYEPKRPYDPLHYVALVSSVRRDLGLPVAGYQCDSELAEAHGFYVTATFERAIQVAGACLSKPSLLGAEAVWAYRLVALSHLRQRNLAEARQAVLGIVALDPAYRADPIRDIPGYVALVDLVRQQNADGSP